The Plasmodium vivax chromosome 13, whole genome shotgun sequence nucleotide sequence AGAACATCCAAACTATtgtaatggaaaaaaaaaaaaaaaaaggatcaaaTGGGGATAAAGGGGCTGAGAGAtgccctccattttgtgaacTGCTCTGTCCCTCTTCCCATTTAGCGGAGAGAAAACCGTTTTGCCAAATGGGAACCTTTCCACTGCACcttatgtgcatatgtgcacggttgccttctttttttttcccctccaccaTCACGACAACATGTGGACACCCCTTTCGTGCTTCACCCCCCCATacagatgaagaagaatacCTACGTTTGCCTAGTTCACGAGAAACGGTTCGACCTTTACTCGAGCAACTTtcaaaattacaaaaatgtctACAGCGACTTAAATGTTGTGCACCTGGACAGCTGGTCCAGGGAGGAGTACACGCACTACTGCCACCTCTTCCTAAAGAACCACCAGGAAAATCACTTCATCGATAATATACTGAACAACTTCAAAAAGAAGGCCATCCTAAATACGCTGGAGGATGACATCGAAAAGGAAGGCAAAGGCATCACAATGcagaagagggaaaagacaaaggggaaaaataaggCCAACCAAATCTTCATCAACTCGGAggattatataaagaaaaataaaaacgataACCCCAAGGGgagcgaaaatgaaaaaggaagtgaAGTTGTAAAGGAGAATGCCCTTCcaaatgagggggaaaaacagaCAGGCAGTGAGGAGGACAACACGGAAGACGCTCAgaagggagggaaaaaagaagctaaCCGTGGAACGGAAAAGGAGAGCGGAAGCGAAAACGCCAAAGCAGATGATGAAGATGGTCAAGTTCGTGATGGCCATAATGGGGATAACGAAACGGGAGGAGATCTCCCCAAGACGAATGAcgaaaaaagcgaaagaaaTCCACAGGGGGAGTCAAAccaagaggaggagaaaccAAAAgacgaaatgaacaaaacGGATGACATCGACAAAGGAGTACccgagaagaagaaaaagataaaaaaaggaaaaaaaaacaaccaaagtggaaatgaaaaaaaaagcgttgtcaaaaagaaggaagggGAACAAAGCGGGAAGAAGATAAATAGTAGAGCAACGAATGAAAAGAAACCGAATTTGAAAAACAATGAGGGAAAACCCACATCGGCGTCGCGCGTTAAGGGAGGAATACTTTCGTTGGGGCCTCAAACTAAGGCGAGAAAAGAGGGTGATAAGCCCATCAAAAAGGGAGTAGCAGGCAAAAATGCGTCTCCACCGAAAGGCCCAATCAGTGCTAGTGCGTCCAAACAAAACGGtcaaaagaaggaaagacAACCCATAGGAGGTGCCAAAACGATGAGAAAGGAAAACGTGCCGCTGAAAAGGGTGCCCAAGGCTAACGCTAAGAAGAACGGAGAAAGGGACACACATAATGTGAAGGGCAAACCAGCACATAAGAAAGTTTCCCAAAAGAgtagcaaaaaggaaatgagcCAAATGGACAACGCTATGCCAAACAAACCGATGAGGGAGAATAACGAATGCGAAACGGGGGAGGATACGAAAGAgggaggaagcgaaaaaCTCACGAATGACGCAGCAAGAGGTGTCATTGCCAACGATAAGAACGATGTCCAACGAGATGATGAACAGGGGGACCAACCGAAAGAGGGTCAAAGAAAAGAGGAATCTCATCAAAGCGGAAAAGACACAGATGGacaggaaaatgaaaagggacctcagaagaaggaagaaaacgaGCAGGATGCCCATAAAACCGCGGAGGACGAAACGAAACACGCAGATGAAGATTCTTttccaaaaggaggaaacgaagaagcggcaaaaaataaggacGGTAACAAAAAAGCAATGCACGAAATTAACAACTTCAACGAAGAAGTAAACAAGCACAGCTTCTACAACATGATAGAGACGCAACTGGAAAATGTCGTGGACGTGTTCATACAAGTGTACTACGATTtgaaaagttttttaaaaaaaaaaaactccaatttgaattttataCGAATTAACAAATACAACTTTACGGACGCACTAATcatgttttacattttattaaaaaataaattaaactaCAAAAATAAGCAGCTGCAtatgttcaaaatgggactcaaaaaagtggaaagcaTCTTCGAAAATTACAACAACATGAACGAAGAAATACAGTCCGTTCACTCGTCCATAAAGAAAATAGAGGAAGAAATTGAGCATCTGAATAATTCCATTAAGACACACTCGAAGATGCTACTAGACACAGAACAACAGTTTAATGCAAATAAACAGGTGCTCAACAAAGTCGCTAACGATATCGACGAAAtgatggaaaataaaaacgaatcggagaaacaaattgaagaagaaTGCATCAATATCATCTTCAAAATTCAAAATGTAGAAGGTagtgaaattaaaaatatagtaaaaataggGACCCCAGATTTAACACAAATGTGCATAGCGATTATGATAAACACTCTGGTGAGGAACTCCTTCCTAAATGATAATAACGACAAttggaattattttaaaaattttatctcAAAGGAAAActtttcgaaattttttttcaacttcaagaaggaaaatattaCTGATAAGCAGATTAAAAGAATCAAGGAGTACATGGCGAGGGACGAAATAGTCTACGGCACGAAGAAAATCCTCCAAACGGACAACTTGTTTAAGCACTTTTTCGAATGGATCACCTTCCTAATAAAGTATAAGGAGTACTACAAAACTAGCTGCGAAATGCAAGAAACCATTTCAAAtaataagttaaaaaaggagcaatacgaaaatgaaaacgaaaagCTCATGGAACAAATGCACCAAATAAAGTCCACCATCATAAACAACAAAAGGGACGTACACATACAAACAGAAATTGtggaaaatttaaatcaaaaattacaaataattaataaatcctacctgcccatttttgaagtcaaacaatttttagaaaaaatacaaaaaaaatacatctacacgattgaaaaaattgaaaataattataagtaCATCGTATCCGAAGTTTtgctcttctccttcttcttaaaTTACTCCTCTCCCTTTAACTACACATACAGATGCTACTTGCTCAATAAGTGgaaacaaattataaaaaagaataacatcCTCATAAGGGAGGACATCAAAATAGAAAGCATCTACTCATGTGACAGCATCGTCTCGCTCTTCATTTCGGACAACTTCCCTagacacattttttacattcaaaATGCGCTAATCTCTCTGAACCATTTCAGGTGGCCTCTACTGCTAGACCAGCAGAACATCGGAATCGAGTGgctaaaaaaaagctacagCAATAACTTGGTCATTCAcaattttgatgaaaatttaaGCAAACATTTGGACATGTGCATAATATATGGAAAGAGCTTGATCATTccctttttcaatttccaAAATTTGTACATCTATGATAGGAAGAATGACGAGGGGTTCAACTGCGAGGAGCGGCACGAGGACAACTTCAAGCGCGTGCGGATGGACCTCCTCGCCAAGAAAAACTTCCTCAAGTTTAGGCTCAACCGTAGGGAGATCAAGCTGAACTCCAACTACGCCATCCTGGAGCCCGTCATCGAGCGCAATGTGTACTTGGCCAACGGAAAGTACTACATCAACATAGGTAGGCAGATAGGGAGCGGCTCATGAGAAGCGGCAGATAGGGAGCAGCTGATGAGAAGCGGCTGATAGAAAACAGCTGACGAGAAGCGGCTGATGAGAGTTTTACCTTATCGCTTCTACCCCCACGCAGGCAAGAAGAAGCTGGAGTACAACAGCCAGTTCAGGCTCTTCCTCGTGAGCGACTCCTGCGACAGGTACTTCCAAGACGTGGAGGACTACGTGAACATCATCGACTTCCAGATAGACAAAAACTTAATagtaaacaaaattgtaaacatCATACTGAAGCAcgaagacgaaaaaaaggtCATCAACTTTAACACGAAGATTAGAAACTTTTACGAAACCAAGCAGACGCTGAAGTTTCTGGACGACGGAATGATCATCGAGCTCTGCACATTTAACCACAAAGCGAATAACAACAAAAATCTGATGAACGTTATAAATAGCaacgttttgaaaaaaatggaaatcaAGAAAATGCTCAAGGAGTACAAACAGGAAAtcaacaaaattaaaaactcctcggaaaatataaaactccTGGGGTACCGATTCCATACCATTTACAAAGTGCTCCAGAAACAGTCCAGAGCGAAATGGACCTACAGCTTCAACTTCaattatttgttaaatattCTGAATAACTTAATTAAACACATCAACAAGAAGATGCTAATTTGTAACTTCAATCAgctgataaaaaaattcacgcACAACTGCTTTGTGTTCCTGTTAAATACGATACATAAGAAGGACCACCTCTTCTTCAGCTTCCTCTTTTACTCCTCCTTAATATTCGAAGAGAAAAAGCTGCACCACATTGGTAGGTCTATCaaagtggaaaaggaaaagtattTCTCCCTGTTTTTACAAGTTCAAAAAATTGCTCACATGGACACACCCGATTCGCTCTCTCTAAAGATAGAGTGGctaaatgagaagaaaaaaagacagCTCCAATTCCTGCACAACGAATCCCCAAATTTTAAGGCGCTCATTCAAGACATGAAGAATAACTCCATGGAATACCTCAACTGGTATAAGCAAAAACGGCCGGAAGATAATCTGTTCTTTCTTTCAAAATCACAACTAGAAAAGTTAGAAAATTTAGAGCTGATCCTATTTCTGTACATCATGAGGAAGGACAGACTCTACTATTACATACACTTTCTGCTCTCCAATTATTTGGACTTGTctgaaaatatgaacagcgCTACCCATTTGAATCTCTCCAAGGATCTAAACTACATAGATGCGAAAACGTTCATGTACATTACAGAGCCGAATAGCTATTATGATCCCGTTCTGCTCAAACATAGAGGCACAAAAACGATCAGCGTGGGGAATAACTTCAATAGTGAGATCCAAATAGTGATAGAAACTTCcctacaaaatggaaataaattGTTACTAGAAAATTTCCACTTGATAAATTTCAACATTGAAAAATTCTAcgaaatttataataacaaaaaaattcattccAATTTTGAAATGTACTTAACAtcagaaaagggagagacTTCCATTTCGATTATGAAGAAAgccattaaaatatattcacaaaaaaatgaatacttaaaaaa carries:
- a CDS encoding dynein heavy chain, putative (encoded by transcript PVX_084160A), translated to MNKIAVKDNTNIYNYFKNKSSKLIDDILNTNFFFEKNAENDKTSLTYISNYEEKKKILLELYNELKSFYRNFFLPIFHYIERKKGNNFNIHNFYTKEEDVKNMTLGDAPVSRTCLFHTSVEEKIVINNFIDIFKSNILIFLRERELNQLLPTEDANIGSAHNDLSTPPQMVEPQEGIHSQVTELTEQNYEQYATNEEYDLDNINKNYIENVCILQAEAENNKKVELHSKKEISKISIIKEKALFILLSCLVFLFNNFLNDQEKSNFFIFLKQLASSNNVNIGGNLGSSFYHIQKDAWIPISDFFMSSPKNHLDEKFLIFYDEEMQKRLNSISLLYKGQSNICLIGSRKNCKSAILKEIVNSHSKIDHLMIDVLKHTNVLNFKVLYEKMTKKNVKKYFHHSVLYICIDDIHISYEKGNNPSIEFLHNLQRNLCYFENKALSVQNVKSMISLNFEHMKGNSYYESVSYSYASIFLNSGRKGLVGYFSALVNHTLKGAFQGVHSKLVNYSLDVFFKIHEDINFEEKKENHLLFTKENIFLLYEDFFYTKWNFQNEQDVVANWCESAERVILNRILKKENRKDILKTMRTMAEKHFQHLHWEISFTYLNYFCKEVHEKVDADSLKDEFVRSLSSYNNLYINTKMFVEFYFKNILQVYKNISKNINSSMIICMNKKRAIILLNAIAFILNINTVLINKSSNLENPQDKINYYNRLRFKRHLFILINHSYHFDDYFYSLIYKKFPSALFDKKELFHLYTKTNLISNELKWENIQTIMKKNTYVCLVHEKRFDLYSSNFQNYKNVYSDLNVVHLDSWSREEYTHYCHLFLKNHQENHFIDNILNNFKKKAILNTLEDDIEKEGKGITMQKREKTKGKNKANQIFINSEDYIKKNKNDNPKGSENEKGSEVVKENALPNEGEKQTGSEEDNTEDAQKGGKKEANRGTEKESGSENAKADDEDGQVRDGHNGDNETGGDLPKTNDEKSERNPQGESNQEEEKPKDEMNKTDDIDKGVPEKKKKIKKGKKNNQSGNEKKSVVKKKEGEQSGKKINSRATNEKKPNLKNNEGKPTSASRVKGGILSLGPQTKARKEGDKPIKKGVAGKNASPPKGPISASASKQNGQKKERQPIGGAKTMRKENVPLKRVPKANAKKNGERDTHNVKGKPAHKKVSQKSSKKEMSQMDNAMPNKPMRENNECETGEDTKEGGSEKLTNDAARGVIANDKNDVQRDDEQGDQPKEGQRKEESHQSGKDTDGQENEKGPQKKEENEQDAHKTAEDETKHADEDSFPKGGNEEAAKNKDGNKKAMHEINNFNEEVNKHSFYNMIETQLENVVDVFIQVYYDLKSFLKKKNSNLNFIRINKYNFTDALIMFYILLKNKLNYKNKQLHMFKMGLKKVESIFENYNNMNEEIQSVHSSIKKIEEEIEHLNNSIKTHSKMLLDTEQQFNANKQVLNKVANDIDEMMENKNESEKQIEEECINIIFKIQNVEGSEIKNIVKIGTPDLTQMCIAIMINTLVRNSFLNDNNDNWNYFKNFISKENFSKFFFNFKKENITDKQIKRIKEYMARDEIVYGTKKILQTDNLFKHFFEWITFLIKYKEYYKTSCEMQETISNNKLKKEQYENENEKLMEQMHQIKSTIINNKRDVHIQTEIVENLNQKLQIINKSYLPIFEVKQFLEKIQKKYIYTIEKIENNYKYIVSEVLLFSFFLNYSSPFNYTYRCYLLNKWKQIIKKNNILIREDIKIESIYSCDSIVSLFISDNFPRHIFYIQNALISLNHFRWPLLLDQQNIGIEWLKKSYSNNLVIHNFDENLSKHLDMCIIYGKSLIIPFFNFQNLYIYDRKNDEGFNCEERHEDNFKRVRMDLLAKKNFLKFRLNRREIKLNSNYAILEPVIERNVYLANGKYYINIGKKKLEYNSQFRLFLVSDSCDRYFQDVEDYVNIIDFQIDKNLIVNKIVNIILKHEDEKKVINFNTKIRNFYETKQTLKFLDDGMIIELCTFNHKANNNKNLMNVINSNVLKKMEIKKMLKEYKQEINKIKNSSENIKLLGYRFHTIYKVLQKQSRAKWTYSFNFNYLLNILNNLIKHINKKMLICNFNQLIKKFTHNCFVFLLNTIHKKDHLFFSFLFYSSLIFEEKKLHHIGRSIKVEKEKYFSLFLQVQKIAHMDTPDSLSLKIEWLNEKKKRQLQFLHNESPNFKALIQDMKNNSMEYLNWYKQKRPEDNLFFLSKSQLEKLENLELILFLYIMRKDRLYYYIHFLLSNYLDLSENMNSATHLNLSKDLNYIDAKTFMYITEPNSYYDPVLLKHRGTKTISVGNNFNSEIQIVIETSLQNGNKLLLENFHLINFNIEKFYEIYNNKKIHSNFEMYLTSEKGETSISIMKKAIKIYSQKNEYLKNFLTDLFSYVHHRYKGRLKNNFVNSFLFSLSFFHSILASRCIYHNYGFDEPYYFDVKDFENTFDCLLAYFDFVQINAALPGGSNSSAPTANHLSEKHTHEEVLIQEVNINWAFVKEIILNGYGNKVNANDRKIIKSYVKEYFNEYSFNEKNEFVYSADENFDYKFVMNRSIKEYVNLVKSYPLFNSCKTYGMKIEADKKQHEQYNENMLKNLEKICSEEVLVYKKENNDGDIFFNLDSDYYSSSLLNTDDEQSGKSPRGDKPTGCASERIEKNTCEGSNGGDTNDALQVDHATEQGGDPTITYTNDERNDDKNADAHDDTYDDVWDDAKFFAKTYRWSPVEEEALGRRNAENMDFLKNIKKMNEFYELIKKLKWTFKYNISIKAEWAKGNITTIQSCCEKETEKFKRVTNLIYNDVIKIEQELNKNKKKIDKETKLIMISLSRNEVPTKWMSNFNKKIKTIDSFVTYYENVKEQLYFWNITGELRFYNVQYLFDPLNFFKALLIKFSSVHKKKLDDCIFLSCINNTLEMKRKQTPPHFQKNFFYSSDEEEAFSSNQMNYSDYVHYEVDSCCNVDVSGLHTLVGAQEQFAHTYAYRCLLRRIFLHTLASRARNSHLRCSDGGPKPLLICHSANGPLPTHFYPPQNNNFECLGVKSRSNKKYDEIPIVTLSVIERREKNILKDKKIPLYQYKYNSKWNKKNKKFITNLYFKSDKHKSFIYINKVYLFVYN